One stretch of Chryseobacterium indologenes DNA includes these proteins:
- a CDS encoding SDR family oxidoreductase: MTIIITGTSSGIGFALAEYFGKKGHKVYGLSRKYTESQYFKSIPTDVTDNTAVQNAVAEVLKIESKIDVLINNAGMGMVGAVEDSTKEDILKLFSLNLAGPVQMMTAVLPTMRTHKFGKIINVSSIGSEMGLPFRGFYSASKSALDKVTEAMRYEVYPWNIDVCSLHLGDIKTNIADNRVIAKVSQSYKNVFDKVYALMNSHVDEGTAPLEVAEYIEKLLGKNKWNAHYYFGKFGQKIGVPLKWILPQGVYENLMKKYNKLDKN, from the coding sequence ATGACCATTATTATCACAGGAACCTCTTCCGGAATTGGATTTGCTTTGGCCGAATACTTCGGTAAAAAAGGGCACAAAGTATATGGTTTAAGCCGAAAATATACAGAAAGTCAATATTTCAAATCTATCCCAACAGATGTTACCGATAACACCGCGGTACAGAATGCTGTTGCTGAGGTACTGAAAATAGAATCCAAAATTGATGTCCTTATCAACAATGCCGGAATGGGAATGGTAGGTGCTGTGGAAGATTCTACCAAAGAAGATATCCTTAAGCTTTTCAGTCTTAATCTTGCCGGACCTGTTCAGATGATGACTGCGGTTCTTCCTACAATGAGAACTCATAAATTTGGAAAGATCATCAATGTATCCAGTATCGGAAGTGAAATGGGATTGCCTTTCCGGGGGTTCTATTCTGCATCAAAATCTGCACTTGATAAAGTAACGGAAGCAATGAGATATGAAGTGTATCCCTGGAATATTGATGTATGCTCATTACATTTAGGTGATATTAAAACCAATATTGCAGATAACAGGGTGATTGCAAAGGTTTCTCAGTCTTATAAAAATGTTTTTGATAAAGTGTATGCTTTAATGAATTCTCATGTGGACGAAGGAACTGCCCCCTTGGAAGTAGCAGAATACATTGAAAAACTTTTAGGAAAGAATAAATGGAATGCTCATTATTATTTTGGTAAATTCGGGCAGAAAATAGGAGTTCCATTAAAATGGATTCTTCCACAAGGAGTTTATGAGAATTTAATGAAGAAATATAATAAACTGGATAAAAATTAG
- a CDS encoding autotransporter assembly complex protein TamA has product MKNLCIFHKSATYIDIRDDQLKLFLKIFFVLFCVFIQAQKKQYWLIDTETKVRKKVKDSTSAVKFLDSLAQNNYFFTQLKEVKVKGDSTEIFFDKGKNFNQTYVNLSDSIVQKLKVQKDFFTKNLDSTKKSINKSYIDEGYSFSRIKSKYKGQKNGYPVVELDINKNDKRTVNGFVVKGYDRVPKRFIKNLEKEFKGKNYDDKNLLAINKSFQSHPFVMLDRQPQTLFTKDSTNIYLFLQKKKTNTFDGVIGFGNDKTDKFTLNGTMNVNFRNMFNGFEAINLYWQRNPDRGQTFDLQVDIPYLFKSNVGMNTKVNIYRQDSTFANVKFLPAFYYHINNRNKIGLRATLETSTVIDSLYAIGKDYNKKGIGIWFEMTEPTDIDLFLYKTRINAGYDYLTTTYTKGNIKAAQNQFYFSGEHNYHISGNHFLNIKGEGAMMDSKIEFSANELYRFGGWNSMRGFNENSLAADFYYYGSLEYRYLIGNQAFFDLFGQYGQLNNKSLNVKPKLYSVGLGFNFFIPIGLMSFQLSNGNEFGNPFKFNDIKIHWGILSRF; this is encoded by the coding sequence TTGAAGAATCTTTGTATTTTTCACAAGTCTGCCACTTATATTGATATTCGGGATGACCAATTGAAGTTATTTTTAAAAATATTTTTTGTTCTATTCTGCGTTTTTATACAAGCGCAGAAAAAACAGTATTGGCTTATTGATACAGAAACTAAGGTCAGAAAAAAAGTAAAAGACTCAACTTCTGCGGTCAAGTTTCTGGATTCTCTAGCTCAAAATAATTATTTTTTCACTCAGCTGAAAGAGGTAAAAGTAAAAGGCGACAGTACAGAGATTTTCTTTGACAAAGGGAAAAATTTTAATCAGACTTACGTAAACCTTTCCGATTCTATTGTTCAGAAACTGAAAGTTCAGAAAGATTTTTTTACCAAAAATTTAGATTCTACCAAAAAGAGTATCAATAAAAGTTATATTGATGAAGGCTATTCATTCAGCAGGATCAAATCAAAATACAAAGGACAAAAAAACGGATATCCTGTAGTAGAATTGGATATCAACAAAAATGATAAAAGAACAGTCAACGGCTTTGTCGTAAAAGGCTACGATAGAGTTCCCAAAAGATTCATTAAAAATCTTGAAAAGGAATTCAAAGGGAAAAACTATGATGACAAGAACTTATTGGCAATCAACAAAAGCTTTCAAAGTCATCCTTTTGTGATGCTTGATAGGCAGCCACAGACATTATTCACCAAGGACTCCACCAATATTTATCTGTTTTTGCAAAAGAAAAAGACCAATACCTTTGATGGGGTTATCGGTTTTGGAAATGATAAGACGGATAAATTTACCTTAAACGGTACTATGAATGTGAATTTCAGGAACATGTTCAACGGTTTCGAAGCCATCAATCTTTATTGGCAGAGAAATCCGGACAGAGGCCAAACTTTCGATCTTCAGGTAGACATTCCTTATCTTTTCAAATCCAATGTCGGGATGAATACAAAGGTGAATATATACAGACAGGATTCCACATTTGCCAATGTAAAGTTTCTTCCTGCTTTCTATTATCATATCAATAATCGTAACAAAATCGGTCTCCGTGCCACATTGGAAACCTCAACGGTTATAGATTCTTTATATGCTATCGGAAAAGATTACAACAAAAAAGGGATCGGGATCTGGTTTGAAATGACTGAACCTACCGATATCGACCTTTTCCTTTACAAAACAAGAATTAACGCCGGATACGATTACCTTACAACCACCTACACCAAAGGAAACATAAAAGCGGCACAAAATCAATTTTATTTCTCTGGAGAGCATAATTACCATATTTCCGGAAATCATTTCCTCAATATTAAAGGGGAAGGTGCTATGATGGATTCTAAAATTGAATTCTCAGCCAATGAACTTTACCGTTTTGGGGGATGGAATTCCATGCGGGGCTTTAACGAAAACTCTCTCGCTGCCGACTTTTATTATTACGGCAGTCTGGAATACCGTTACCTCATAGGTAATCAGGCCTTCTTTGACCTCTTTGGCCAGTACGGTCAGCTCAATAATAAATCACTGAATGTAAAACCTAAGCTCTACAGTGTCGGGCTTGGTTTCAACTTCTTCATTCCGATCGGATTGATGAGCTTCCAGCTATCTAATGGAAATGAGTTTGGAAATCCGTTTAAATTTAATGATATCAAGATTCATTGGGGAATTCTGAGTAGATTTTAG